In Mycobacterium sp. JS623, one genomic interval encodes:
- a CDS encoding NAD-binding protein: MGGHIIVCGDDALGMRIVEELNTAGTRVVTLQAPEGLAKAGVATAQAVICADDDDALNLEIALLARQANPDVRVVARLANSVLREAMSQDNGPGAILDVADLAAASVVEACLGRTAHTISVAGIDFVVSGADAPRDATLRDIFGDLAPVAVIHAEDSDSRDEVVACPGRDYRVSAGDWTAMIGTADELAQQGIAIPRPLSHSRARRPPLRRVVDAVRLIRDDINPMFYRALAASLSLLIGSTVLLRFAYQHPPGMSWIDALYFSTETIATVGYGDFSFMHQPLWLRIWGIGLMFAGVTTTAILVAFIADVLLSRRLAQSAGRRKVRHLRHHIIVVGLGSFGIRVVSDLTAAGYDVAVIERDPDNRFLSTAARLDVPVLFGDATLRETLESARLDEARAIAVLTQDDIVNIETGIVLDEMLGPRTLPDLYRPGVPIVLRIYDRTLGAAVAQRFGFENVLSTVELAAPWFIGAALGLQVLGTFSVGQRSFMVGGMYVAPGSELDGMRMFEMSTQTRVIAITRADAPVQLHPRRDAKLTGGDTAYLVGPYRELLDTLGKGQGVQRPDVNTDSATTG; this comes from the coding sequence GGGTGGGCACATCATCGTTTGCGGCGACGATGCGCTCGGCATGCGGATCGTCGAGGAGCTGAACACCGCCGGCACGCGGGTGGTGACGCTGCAGGCTCCCGAAGGTCTGGCCAAGGCGGGCGTCGCGACTGCGCAAGCCGTCATCTGCGCCGACGACGATGATGCGTTGAACCTCGAAATCGCCTTGCTGGCACGGCAAGCCAACCCCGATGTGCGCGTAGTGGCCCGGTTGGCGAATAGCGTGCTGCGCGAAGCCATGTCACAGGACAATGGCCCCGGCGCAATCCTCGACGTGGCCGATCTGGCGGCGGCATCGGTCGTCGAGGCCTGCCTTGGCCGCACCGCGCACACCATTTCGGTGGCGGGCATCGATTTCGTCGTCTCCGGTGCGGACGCGCCCCGCGACGCGACATTGCGCGACATCTTCGGTGACCTGGCGCCGGTGGCGGTGATCCACGCCGAGGACTCGGACAGCCGCGATGAGGTGGTCGCATGCCCCGGCCGCGACTATCGGGTGAGCGCCGGTGACTGGACCGCGATGATCGGCACCGCCGACGAACTCGCCCAGCAGGGCATCGCCATTCCCCGACCACTGTCGCACTCGCGCGCGCGTCGGCCACCGCTGCGCAGGGTGGTCGACGCGGTGCGGTTGATTCGCGACGACATCAACCCGATGTTCTACCGGGCGCTGGCCGCATCCCTGTCCCTGCTCATCGGTTCGACCGTGCTGTTGCGCTTCGCCTACCAGCATCCGCCGGGGATGAGTTGGATCGATGCGCTGTACTTCAGCACCGAGACCATCGCCACCGTCGGCTACGGCGACTTCAGCTTCATGCACCAACCGCTGTGGTTGCGGATCTGGGGTATCGGGCTGATGTTCGCGGGCGTGACCACCACCGCGATCCTCGTCGCGTTCATCGCCGATGTGCTGCTGTCGCGACGCCTCGCGCAGTCGGCAGGCCGCAGGAAGGTGCGGCACCTGCGCCACCACATCATTGTGGTCGGGCTCGGCTCGTTCGGCATTCGAGTGGTCAGCGATCTGACCGCAGCCGGCTACGACGTGGCCGTCATCGAGCGCGACCCCGACAACCGCTTCCTGTCCACCGCCGCCCGCCTCGACGTCCCCGTGCTGTTCGGTGACGCGACCTTGCGTGAGACGTTGGAGTCCGCACGCCTCGACGAAGCGCGTGCGATCGCGGTGCTGACGCAGGACGACATCGTCAACATCGAGACCGGCATCGTGCTGGACGAGATGCTGGGACCGCGCACCCTGCCCGACCTCTACCGGCCCGGCGTGCCGATCGTGCTGCGTATCTACGACCGCACCCTCGGCGCGGCGGTCGCCCAGCGCTTCGGCTTCGAAAACGTGCTCTCCACAGTGGAATTGGCGGCGCCGTGGTTCATCGGCGCGGCGCTGGGCCTGCAAGTGCTCGGCACATTCTCGGTGGGCCAGCGCTCGTTCATGGTCGGCGGCATGTACGTGGCACCCGGCAGCGAACTGGACGGAATGCGGATGTTTGAGATGTCCACCCAAACCCGCGTCATCGCGATCACCAGGGCCGACGCCCCGGTGCAGCTGCATCCCCGGCGCGACGCGAAGCTCACCGGGGGCGACACCGCGTACCTGGTCGGGCCCTACCGTGAACTGCTGGACACCCTAGGCAAGGGCCAGGGTGTCCAGCGGCCCGATGTCAATACTGATTCAGCGACGACAGGTTGA
- a CDS encoding VOC family protein — protein sequence MPTREGAPLGAPCWIDLATSDLERAKHFYGAVFGWTFEDAGPEYGGYVNASKDGQPVAGLMYNDPQFNSPDGWTTYLHTPDIAATLGAATAAGATTCVPPMEIKDKGHMALFTDPTGAFIGLWQPIGHQGFNPANVVNEAGAPVYHQLTTRDYAKALDFYREVFGWQTETVSDTDEFRYSTAIFDGQALLGVMDGTRDLPEGAPSNWFFFLGADDVDKAVQLVKDNGGSVIRAAEDTPYGRLAAVADPTGAGFNLSSLNQY from the coding sequence GTGCCCACTCGTGAAGGCGCACCATTGGGTGCCCCGTGCTGGATCGACCTGGCGACATCGGACCTCGAGCGCGCCAAACACTTCTACGGCGCCGTGTTCGGCTGGACGTTTGAAGACGCGGGCCCCGAATACGGCGGCTACGTCAACGCGTCCAAGGATGGCCAGCCGGTGGCCGGGCTGATGTACAACGACCCGCAGTTCAACAGCCCGGACGGGTGGACCACCTACCTGCACACCCCTGACATCGCCGCGACGCTCGGCGCGGCCACTGCAGCGGGAGCGACGACGTGTGTGCCGCCGATGGAGATCAAGGACAAGGGCCACATGGCGCTGTTCACCGATCCCACCGGGGCGTTCATCGGGCTGTGGCAGCCAATCGGGCACCAGGGCTTCAATCCCGCTAATGTCGTCAACGAGGCCGGTGCACCGGTCTATCACCAGCTGACCACCCGCGACTACGCCAAGGCGCTGGACTTTTACCGCGAGGTGTTCGGCTGGCAGACCGAGACGGTCTCCGACACCGACGAATTCCGGTACAGCACAGCTATTTTCGACGGTCAAGCGCTTCTCGGCGTGATGGACGGCACCCGCGACCTGCCCGAAGGCGCACCGTCGAACTGGTTCTTCTTCCTCGGTGCCGACGACGTCGACAAGGCCGTGCAGTTGGTGAAGGACAACGGCGGCAGCGTGATCCGCGCCGCGGAGGACACGCCGTACGGCCGACTGGCCGCCGTCGCCGATCCGACGGGCGCGGGTTTCAACCTGTCGTCGCTGAATCAGTATTGA
- a CDS encoding 4-hydroxyphenyl-beta-ketoacyl-CoA hydrolase, with the protein MPSEKYEYGIDFDRIAAIDIHTHVEVDGQGHKAYDDELVDAVGKYFRRGPGALSSVDALADEYRRHNTAAVVFTIDARTAMRHVPNSVEDLIAGAIRNNDVLIPFGSVDPWHERRAVHRVHELVRDYGVKGFKFHPSVQGFEPNDRRFYPIYEAIAEAKVPALFHTGQTGLGSGLPGGHRIKLRYSDPMLLDDVAADFPELTIVMAHPAVPWVDSQIAIASHKTNVYIDLSGWSPKYFPPQLVHAASRQLRTKVLFGTDYPYIKMDRWRRDFEELNIDPAVVPLVYKDNALRVLGVTQ; encoded by the coding sequence ATGCCCAGTGAAAAGTACGAGTACGGTATCGATTTCGACCGCATCGCGGCCATCGACATCCACACCCACGTGGAGGTCGACGGTCAGGGGCACAAGGCGTACGACGACGAACTGGTTGACGCTGTCGGAAAGTACTTCAGGCGTGGGCCCGGCGCGCTGTCGAGCGTCGACGCGCTGGCCGACGAGTACCGGCGGCACAACACCGCCGCGGTGGTGTTCACCATCGACGCGCGCACGGCCATGCGTCATGTTCCGAACTCCGTCGAGGACCTCATTGCGGGCGCGATCCGCAACAACGACGTGTTGATCCCGTTCGGCAGCGTGGACCCGTGGCATGAGCGGCGCGCGGTGCACCGGGTACACGAGTTGGTTCGCGACTACGGCGTCAAGGGCTTCAAGTTTCACCCCAGTGTGCAAGGCTTCGAGCCCAACGACCGTCGGTTCTACCCGATCTACGAGGCGATCGCCGAGGCGAAGGTGCCGGCGTTGTTCCACACCGGGCAGACCGGCCTCGGATCGGGACTGCCCGGCGGGCATCGCATCAAGCTGCGTTACTCCGATCCGATGCTGCTCGACGACGTGGCCGCTGACTTCCCGGAGCTGACCATCGTGATGGCGCACCCGGCCGTGCCGTGGGTGGACTCGCAGATCGCGATCGCCAGCCACAAGACCAACGTCTACATCGACTTGAGCGGCTGGTCGCCGAAGTACTTCCCGCCGCAACTGGTGCACGCCGCCAGCCGCCAGCTGCGCACCAAGGTGCTGTTCGGCACCGACTACCCGTACATCAAGATGGACCGCTGGCGCCGCGACTTCGAGGAGCTGAACATCGACCCGGCCGTGGTGCCGCTGGTCTACAAGGACAACGCGCTGCGGGTCCTGGGGGTCACCCAGTAG
- a CDS encoding aldehyde dehydrogenase family protein, producing MREYLKFYIDGQWVDPVEPKSLDVDNPTTEKVSGRIALGAKDDVDKAVQAARKAFATWSQTSREERLDVLQAILAEYQKRTGDLADAVTEEMGAPPSLAAGPQVNLGLGHLMTAIDVLKNFEFEQQHGSTLVVKEPIGVCGLITPWNWPINQIAVKVYPALATGCTMVLKPSEVAPYSAQIFTEIIDAAGVPAGVYNLVYGDGPGVGAALSTHPDIDMVSFTGSTRAGIDVARNAAATVKRVSQELGGKSPNIVLDDDDFAKSVAAGVSVMMMNSGQSCNAPSRMLVPNSRRDEAVAVAKATAEQVKVGDPGERSAIGPVASKAQFDKIQGLIQKGIDEGATVVVGGPGRPEGIDTGYYVKPTVFADVRNDMTIAREEIFGPVLCILGYDDLDQALEIANDTEYGLAGYVSGADLDQARAIARQIRAGSVAINHGFDMNAPFGGYKRSGNGREWGQFAFDEYLETKAALGYAPE from the coding sequence ATGCGCGAATATCTGAAGTTCTACATCGACGGTCAATGGGTCGACCCGGTCGAGCCGAAGTCGCTGGACGTCGACAATCCGACAACCGAGAAGGTGTCCGGCAGGATCGCACTGGGCGCGAAGGACGATGTCGACAAGGCGGTCCAAGCTGCACGTAAGGCCTTCGCCACCTGGTCGCAGACCAGCCGCGAGGAGCGCCTCGATGTGCTGCAGGCAATCCTGGCTGAATACCAAAAGCGGACAGGCGACCTTGCCGACGCGGTGACCGAGGAGATGGGTGCGCCGCCTTCACTGGCCGCGGGCCCGCAGGTGAATCTCGGCCTCGGCCATCTGATGACGGCCATCGATGTGCTCAAGAACTTCGAGTTCGAACAGCAGCACGGCAGCACCCTGGTGGTGAAGGAGCCGATCGGCGTGTGCGGCTTGATCACGCCGTGGAACTGGCCGATCAACCAGATCGCGGTCAAGGTCTATCCGGCGCTGGCGACCGGCTGCACAATGGTGCTCAAGCCGTCGGAGGTGGCGCCCTATTCGGCGCAGATATTCACCGAAATCATCGATGCCGCGGGCGTTCCCGCGGGCGTGTACAACCTTGTCTACGGCGACGGCCCTGGCGTCGGCGCTGCGCTGTCGACTCACCCCGACATCGACATGGTGTCCTTCACCGGGTCGACCCGTGCGGGCATCGACGTCGCGCGCAATGCGGCAGCGACGGTGAAGCGGGTCAGCCAGGAGCTTGGCGGGAAGAGCCCGAACATTGTGCTGGACGACGACGACTTCGCCAAGAGTGTGGCCGCGGGCGTCTCGGTGATGATGATGAACAGCGGGCAGAGCTGTAACGCGCCGTCGCGCATGCTGGTGCCGAACTCCCGCAGGGACGAGGCAGTCGCCGTCGCGAAGGCCACGGCCGAGCAGGTCAAGGTTGGCGATCCCGGCGAAAGGTCCGCGATCGGACCGGTGGCGTCGAAGGCTCAGTTCGACAAGATCCAGGGCTTGATCCAGAAGGGCATCGACGAGGGCGCGACGGTCGTTGTCGGCGGCCCCGGCCGGCCGGAGGGAATCGACACCGGCTACTACGTCAAGCCAACGGTGTTCGCGGACGTCCGCAACGACATGACCATTGCGCGCGAGGAGATCTTCGGGCCGGTGCTGTGCATCCTCGGTTACGACGACCTGGATCAGGCACTGGAGATCGCCAACGACACGGAATACGGTCTGGCGGGCTATGTTTCGGGCGCCGATCTTGATCAGGCCCGCGCGATCGCGCGGCAAATCCGCGCCGGATCCGTCGCGATCAACCACGGCTTCGACATGAATGCTCCGTTTGGGGGCTACAAGCGCAGCGGCAATGGGCGCGAGTGGGGCCAGTTCGCGTTCGACGAGTATTTGGAGACGAAGGCGGCGTTGGGTTACGCACCGGAGTAA
- a CDS encoding thiamine pyrophosphate-binding protein encodes MGVPVYKRILDLFEAEGVNTLFGIPDPNFVHMFAEADARGWSVVAPHHELSAGFMAEAVSRMTGGPGLCIGTLGPGMANIAGAMMCAKVENSPVIFIGGQRARITERRVRRGRIQFVRQEPLFAASVKYSASIEYADQTDEIVHEAIRRAMSGTPGPSYIEYPSHVLLEELDVADAPPPNRYRLVNQGAGAPEIAAAAKLIREAESPILLVGHGVHTSRTQAPVKQLADLMGCPVIQTSGGTSFIPGLEDRTFAYGFSPSAVEAVVNSDLCVALGTELGEPVHYGRTRHWAPRNDIRKWIYVEQDPTAIGVNRPVDVPLVGDLRGVVPQLVDALKDAPRQPSRDLDVLIKKDADELAQLAENAPTGSTPVHPARFVVEATKAFPNDGILVRDGGATVIFQWTYSQAKPRDVIWNQNFGHLGTGLPYAVGASVAEGGKRPVMLLTSDSAFLFHIAELETAARQNLPLVCVVGVDHQWGLEVGVYKRTFEQPSPQPGVHWSKDVRFDKIAEGFDCHGEYVEKDDEIGPAIERAYASGKTAVVHVCIDPKANSEEMPKYDEFRTWYAEGTQ; translated from the coding sequence ATGGGTGTACCCGTATACAAACGCATTCTCGACCTGTTCGAGGCCGAGGGCGTCAACACGCTGTTCGGAATACCCGACCCGAACTTCGTGCACATGTTCGCCGAAGCCGATGCGCGGGGCTGGTCGGTCGTCGCGCCCCATCACGAACTGAGCGCGGGCTTCATGGCCGAGGCTGTCTCTCGCATGACCGGCGGACCAGGCCTGTGCATCGGCACGCTCGGCCCGGGTATGGCCAACATCGCTGGCGCGATGATGTGCGCCAAGGTGGAAAACTCCCCAGTGATCTTCATAGGCGGCCAGCGGGCGCGTATCACCGAACGACGCGTCCGGCGCGGTCGTATCCAATTCGTTAGACAGGAGCCGCTTTTCGCGGCGTCGGTGAAGTACAGCGCGTCGATCGAGTACGCCGACCAGACCGACGAGATCGTCCACGAGGCGATCCGCCGCGCAATGTCCGGCACCCCTGGCCCGTCCTACATCGAGTACCCGTCGCATGTGCTGCTGGAAGAGCTCGACGTCGCCGACGCCCCGCCGCCGAACCGGTACCGATTGGTCAACCAGGGCGCGGGTGCGCCGGAAATAGCCGCGGCCGCGAAGCTGATCCGGGAGGCCGAGAGCCCAATCCTGCTGGTAGGTCACGGCGTTCACACGTCGCGTACCCAAGCGCCCGTCAAGCAGCTCGCAGACTTGATGGGCTGCCCCGTCATCCAAACGTCGGGCGGCACGTCGTTCATCCCCGGGCTCGAAGACCGGACGTTCGCCTACGGCTTTTCACCGTCGGCCGTCGAAGCCGTCGTCAACTCTGACCTCTGCGTTGCACTGGGCACCGAACTGGGTGAGCCGGTCCACTACGGCAGGACCCGGCATTGGGCGCCGCGCAACGACATTCGCAAGTGGATCTATGTCGAGCAGGACCCGACGGCGATCGGCGTGAACAGGCCGGTGGACGTGCCGCTGGTGGGTGATCTGCGCGGCGTCGTCCCGCAGCTGGTCGACGCGCTCAAGGACGCCCCGCGACAGCCGTCCCGCGACCTGGACGTGCTGATCAAGAAGGACGCTGACGAGTTGGCCCAGCTCGCCGAGAACGCGCCGACAGGCAGTACCCCGGTGCATCCCGCCCGCTTCGTCGTCGAAGCCACCAAGGCCTTCCCGAACGACGGCATCCTGGTCCGCGATGGCGGCGCCACGGTCATCTTCCAGTGGACCTACTCGCAGGCCAAGCCCCGCGACGTGATCTGGAACCAGAACTTCGGCCACCTCGGCACCGGGCTGCCCTATGCGGTCGGGGCCTCGGTCGCCGAGGGCGGCAAGCGGCCGGTCATGCTACTCACCAGCGATTCGGCATTCCTGTTCCACATCGCCGAACTCGAGACTGCCGCGCGGCAGAACCTGCCGCTGGTCTGTGTGGTGGGCGTCGACCACCAGTGGGGCCTCGAGGTCGGGGTCTACAAGCGCACGTTCGAGCAGCCGTCGCCGCAGCCCGGTGTGCACTGGAGCAAGGATGTGCGATTCGACAAGATCGCCGAGGGCTTCGACTGCCACGGCGAGTATGTCGAAAAGGACGACGAGATCGGCCCGGCCATCGAGCGGGCGTACGCCAGCGGCAAGACCGCTGTCGTGCACGTCTGCATCGACCCGAAGGCCAACTCGGAGGAAATGCCGAAGTACGACGAATTCAGAACTTGGTACGCCGAGGGCACGCAATAA
- a CDS encoding acyl-CoA dehydrogenase family protein, which produces MAHEFAEFHDELRSVAGDLLAKDRAVDWSALVDAGWVGLAVPEEFGGAGATFAEVAVICEEMGRAASANSYLGSAVLAVGTLKALQPSETRDRLLADVASGAKRVAVALESEFVPDAEGADRILVVTPDGVDVGAATVTPQPVLDETRRLASLDDVEVAERLRFESDPDTQVQRLKDRAAVAITCDSLGLCEAMLSATVGYAKARQQFGRPIGSFQAVKHACADMAVSIAVSRQLVEAAVAAIVEDRADARVAAAMAKSYVCSAAVDVAGKAMQLHGGIGYTWESGIHVYLKRAALNRSLFGSPADHRRQLAKRYL; this is translated from the coding sequence ATGGCACACGAATTCGCGGAGTTTCACGATGAGCTGCGCTCAGTGGCTGGTGATCTGCTCGCCAAGGACCGCGCCGTGGACTGGTCGGCGCTCGTCGACGCGGGCTGGGTCGGCCTCGCGGTGCCCGAAGAGTTCGGCGGAGCGGGCGCCACCTTTGCCGAGGTTGCGGTCATATGTGAGGAGATGGGTCGCGCGGCCAGCGCCAACAGCTATCTAGGCAGCGCTGTGCTGGCTGTTGGCACGTTAAAGGCTTTGCAGCCTAGCGAGACTCGCGACCGCCTGCTGGCCGACGTGGCGTCCGGCGCGAAGCGAGTTGCCGTCGCGCTCGAGTCCGAGTTCGTGCCCGACGCTGAGGGCGCCGACCGAATCCTGGTGGTCACTCCCGACGGGGTCGACGTGGGCGCCGCGACGGTCACGCCGCAACCGGTCCTCGATGAGACGCGTCGTCTGGCTTCGCTCGACGATGTGGAGGTCGCGGAGCGGCTCCGGTTCGAGAGCGACCCCGACACCCAGGTGCAGCGGCTCAAGGACCGCGCCGCCGTCGCCATCACGTGCGACAGCCTGGGGCTTTGTGAGGCAATGCTTTCCGCGACGGTTGGCTACGCGAAAGCACGCCAGCAGTTCGGCAGGCCCATCGGCTCCTTCCAAGCCGTCAAGCACGCCTGCGCCGACATGGCAGTCAGCATCGCAGTCTCACGCCAGCTCGTGGAAGCCGCCGTTGCGGCCATCGTGGAAGACAGGGCAGATGCCCGCGTGGCGGCCGCGATGGCGAAGTCCTACGTGTGCAGCGCGGCCGTCGACGTCGCCGGTAAGGCCATGCAGCTGCACGGTGGCATCGGCTACACATGGGAGAGCGGCATCCACGTGTACCTCAAACGCGCCGCACTGAATCGCTCGCTGTTCGGCTCACCGGCGGATCACCGCAGACAACTAGCTAAACGCTACTTATAA
- a CDS encoding acyl-CoA dehydrogenase family protein, translated as MSENSPESRAQAQFRQTVRAWCADHIPRDWRQGQTSVSDEEFVRFQKSWFAELHSAGYAVPHWPREWGGGMSVSEQIVLYQELAAHDAPRLVLAFVGIHHAAATLLAAGTDEQRRRHLPAILDGEIWVQGFSEPEAGSDLASLRTSARRVGDSYIVNGQKLWASGGKHANWCLLLARTDPDAPKRKGISYFLLDMTTPGVDVRPIRNAIGDAHFCEIFLNDVEIPAANLVGAENAGWQVAQATLGAERGLTMLELAERLGNAGFRWLVQAAPVDDPIVADRLAQFETEITGLRGLCRKVVEDSQDGAASGSTNSADASIVKLFYSELLQRLTDFGAEVGGLAAHTRLTKPMSSGWESGSWMLDFIGSWEWTIPGGSSEIQRTIIGERGLGLPREPSAV; from the coding sequence ATGTCCGAAAATTCGCCTGAATCTCGCGCACAAGCTCAGTTTCGGCAGACGGTGCGGGCATGGTGCGCCGACCACATCCCGCGCGATTGGCGACAGGGGCAGACTAGCGTCAGCGACGAGGAGTTCGTCCGCTTCCAGAAGTCATGGTTCGCCGAACTGCACAGCGCCGGCTACGCAGTGCCGCACTGGCCGCGTGAATGGGGCGGCGGAATGTCGGTGTCCGAGCAGATCGTGCTGTACCAGGAATTGGCCGCCCACGACGCACCGCGGCTCGTGTTGGCGTTCGTCGGCATCCACCACGCCGCCGCGACGTTGCTCGCGGCGGGCACCGACGAGCAGCGCCGACGTCACCTGCCGGCGATCCTTGACGGCGAGATCTGGGTACAGGGGTTTTCCGAACCGGAGGCCGGGTCCGACCTTGCCAGCCTGCGGACGTCGGCCCGGCGCGTGGGCGACTCCTACATCGTCAACGGCCAGAAGCTGTGGGCCAGCGGCGGCAAGCACGCCAACTGGTGCCTGCTGCTGGCCCGCACCGATCCGGATGCCCCCAAACGCAAAGGCATTTCGTACTTCCTGCTCGACATGACCACGCCGGGTGTCGACGTGCGACCCATCCGCAACGCCATCGGCGACGCACACTTCTGCGAGATCTTCCTCAACGACGTAGAAATCCCTGCCGCGAACCTCGTCGGCGCGGAGAACGCCGGATGGCAGGTGGCCCAGGCGACCTTGGGGGCCGAACGCGGCCTGACCATGCTGGAGCTGGCCGAGCGTCTCGGCAACGCCGGCTTCCGCTGGCTGGTGCAGGCGGCTCCGGTCGACGACCCGATCGTGGCCGACCGGCTGGCGCAGTTCGAGACCGAGATCACCGGGCTGCGGGGATTGTGCCGAAAAGTGGTCGAGGACAGTCAAGATGGAGCGGCATCAGGCTCGACAAATTCAGCCGACGCGTCGATCGTCAAGTTGTTCTACAGCGAGCTTCTGCAACGGCTCACCGACTTCGGCGCCGAGGTCGGCGGGCTTGCCGCGCACACCCGGCTGACGAAACCGATGTCCAGCGGTTGGGAATCCGGTTCGTGGATGCTTGACTTCATCGGCTCATGGGAGTGGACGATCCCGGGCGGGTCGAGCGAGATCCAGCGCACGATCATCGGTGAACGCGGACTGGGCCTGCCCAGAGAACCGAGTGCGGTGTGA
- a CDS encoding acyl-CoA dehydrogenase family protein — MILDLGGDAKEYGREALRAFQAAGGDQLVQQAEAKPDLRESLAGPILTELGAWELDPRTDVDGLEAAAALCRSAGYWALPYPVAERLAKPTDLDVDGLIVVADNRPSGVVAGLESTWAAISLAGARSRVIGHGAASPGFVAELELSAIDEIGAGDVALGLVLPCWTLLGMLDRALELTISHVSLRKQFGQTLSAFQGVQFQLTDAEVERSGLEILAKYALWSIATDRPEATDDALALRMSAIEAAEVVFRVCHQLHGAVGFCDETTLSWLSRYSQPLRRLPLGLSATRDALTNRVGGAGLTGLFS, encoded by the coding sequence ATGATCCTTGACCTCGGCGGCGACGCCAAAGAATATGGCAGAGAAGCCCTTCGAGCCTTCCAAGCCGCCGGCGGCGACCAGTTGGTGCAGCAGGCCGAAGCCAAACCGGATCTGCGCGAGTCACTTGCCGGCCCGATCTTGACCGAACTAGGGGCGTGGGAACTCGACCCCCGCACCGACGTCGACGGGCTGGAGGCCGCCGCAGCCCTGTGCCGCAGCGCAGGGTACTGGGCGTTGCCGTATCCGGTCGCCGAGCGCCTGGCCAAACCAACCGACCTGGACGTCGACGGCTTGATCGTCGTGGCCGACAATCGGCCGTCCGGTGTGGTGGCCGGACTGGAATCAACCTGGGCTGCAATCTCTTTAGCAGGTGCGCGCAGCCGGGTGATCGGGCACGGCGCTGCGAGCCCAGGCTTCGTGGCTGAACTCGAGTTGTCCGCCATCGACGAGATCGGTGCGGGCGACGTCGCGCTCGGCCTAGTGCTGCCATGCTGGACGCTGCTCGGCATGCTCGACCGTGCCCTGGAGCTGACGATCTCACATGTCAGCCTGCGCAAGCAGTTCGGCCAAACGCTGTCGGCGTTCCAGGGTGTCCAGTTCCAGCTGACCGATGCCGAGGTGGAACGCAGCGGCTTGGAGATCCTCGCCAAGTACGCGTTGTGGAGCATTGCCACCGATCGGCCGGAAGCGACCGATGATGCTCTCGCGCTGCGAATGTCGGCGATCGAGGCCGCAGAGGTGGTGTTCCGGGTCTGCCATCAACTGCACGGCGCGGTCGGGTTCTGCGATGAGACCACGTTGTCATGGCTGTCGCGCTACAGCCAGCCGCTGCGGCGGCTGCCCCTGGGGCTGTCGGCGACGCGCGACGCGTTGACGAACCGCGTCGGTGGCGCGGGGCTGACGGGGTTGTTCTCGTGA
- a CDS encoding acyl-CoA dehydrogenase family protein: MDFEMGQQATDLRRELRDLVKTHVSEHYLGAFTDNPADLETAQQFCRTLADRNLLCLAWPEEFGGGGASVWEQTVVREEMWAHHEPRGAQYMGVNWVGPIIMRHGTEEQQRKHLPPIARGEVIWCQGFSEPEAGSDLASLRTAARRDGDGWLVSGQKIWTSYATMAQWCFLLARTSKGEKKQQGLTIFLVPMDDPAIQVRPIRAMLGPHHLNEVFFDDLRVTEADVLGTVDAGWSIVQDVMSFERVGIARYARCERLLSAAPAVLGDRWDDLPAELRARWVRMLTHCRRARLMAYRIVDLQSSGRIQPADAAAYRIAVTKLDQDSAEVLMDIAAEVAHDDPRAKWFLGEVEDHWRYSQASTVSSGSIEMQRILLSRALLAGAK, from the coding sequence ATGGACTTCGAGATGGGCCAACAGGCGACCGACCTTCGCCGCGAGCTCCGCGACTTGGTGAAAACGCATGTGTCCGAGCACTATCTGGGCGCCTTCACTGACAACCCCGCCGACCTCGAGACCGCTCAGCAGTTCTGTCGGACGCTCGCCGACCGAAACCTGCTGTGCCTGGCATGGCCCGAGGAATTCGGCGGCGGCGGGGCGTCGGTGTGGGAGCAGACCGTGGTGCGCGAGGAGATGTGGGCGCACCACGAGCCCCGCGGCGCTCAGTACATGGGCGTGAACTGGGTCGGGCCCATCATCATGCGGCACGGCACAGAAGAGCAACAGCGCAAACACCTACCGCCCATCGCGCGTGGCGAAGTGATTTGGTGCCAGGGCTTTTCCGAACCGGAGGCGGGCTCTGACCTCGCGTCGCTGCGGACGGCGGCACGGCGTGATGGTGACGGCTGGTTGGTCAGCGGGCAGAAGATCTGGACGTCGTACGCCACGATGGCGCAGTGGTGCTTCCTGCTGGCCCGCACCAGCAAGGGTGAGAAGAAGCAGCAGGGCCTGACGATATTCCTTGTCCCGATGGATGATCCGGCGATCCAGGTAAGGCCCATCCGCGCCATGTTGGGCCCGCACCACCTCAACGAGGTGTTCTTCGACGACCTGCGGGTCACCGAGGCCGACGTGCTTGGCACCGTCGATGCGGGTTGGTCGATCGTGCAGGACGTGATGTCCTTCGAGCGAGTCGGCATTGCACGCTACGCGCGCTGCGAGCGGTTGTTGTCGGCTGCCCCTGCGGTGCTCGGCGACCGGTGGGACGACCTGCCCGCCGAGCTGCGGGCACGCTGGGTGCGCATGCTGACGCACTGCCGGCGGGCCCGGTTGATGGCGTATCGCATCGTCGATCTGCAGAGCAGCGGGCGCATTCAGCCCGCAGATGCGGCGGCATATCGGATCGCAGTCACCAAGCTCGACCAGGACAGCGCCGAAGTGCTGATGGACATCGCGGCAGAAGTCGCGCACGACGATCCGCGAGCGAAATGGTTCCTCGGCGAAGTGGAGGACCACTGGCGCTATTCGCAGGCATCGACGGTGTCGTCCGGCAGCATCGAGATGCAGCGGATCCTGCTGTCGCGAGCGTTGTTGGCAGGTGCGAAATGA